A single Uloborus diversus isolate 005 chromosome 7, Udiv.v.3.1, whole genome shotgun sequence DNA region contains:
- the LOC129226739 gene encoding uncharacterized protein LOC129226739 — protein sequence MDIPFLSKATFRKHELKIHQAASEAAEESMISAAKEIKNMKGSKKARVDCGVSIDGTWQKRGYSSLNGCVTCISIDTGKILDIEALTLYCRHCSQGKTSDISHECRNHTGSSSSMETIGVYRIFERSIASRNLRYSQYYGDGDSKAFDSVKNIYKKTSVEKLECIGHIQKRVGSRLRKLKKNTKGLGGKGKLTDRFIDRLQNYYGIAIRSNVGNLAAMQQAVFAAFYHCCSGTKRSMHGQCPDGKESWCRIKKAEALGKPVKEKSVGLSQSIINTIKPTFMKLCDQELLKKCLHGKTQNANESLNGVLWNLLPKEHFVEQKTLQLGASLATLQFNDGAKGLISVFSKLKITPGAYALTALEQSDKERVNDSIRHSLPTAKGLRKKLRASRKNKLMKIEEEEGVTYQLGSF from the coding sequence ATGGACATTCCTTTCCTATCCAAGGCAACCTTTCGCAAGCATGAGCTTAAAATTCATCAAGCTGCCTCTGAAGCTGCTGAAGAGAGCATGATAAGTGCTGcgaaggaaattaaaaatatgaaaggcAGTAAAAAAGCTCGTGTTGATTGTGGGGTGTCAATAGATGGTACATGGCAAAAGAGAGGTTATTCCTCTTTGAATGGCTGTGTGACTTGCATATCTATCGACACCGGAAAAATTTTGGATATTGAGGCTCTGACGCTATATTGTAGACACTGCTCTCAAGGGAAAACCAGTGACATTTCACACGAATGCAGAAATCACACTGGATCTTCATCCAGCATGGAAACTATTGGTGTGTATAGAATATTCGAACGCTCGATAGCATCCAGAAACTTGCGTTACTCTCAATATTATGGCGACGGAGATTCGAAAGCTTTTGATAGTGTGAAGAACATATACAAGAAAACCTCCGTTGAAAAACTCGAATGTATAGGCCACATTCAAAAGAGGGTCGGAAGTAGACTTAGAAAACTAAAGAAGAACACAAAAGGTCTCGGGGGCAAGGGCAAACTAACGGATCGCTTTATCGATAGGTTACAAAACTACTATGGTATTGCGATCCGTAGTAACGTTGGAAATTTAGCAGCGATGCAACAAGCTGTGTTTGCTGCCTTTTATCACTGTTGCTCGGGCACAAAACGTTCAATGCATGGCCAATGTCCCGACGGCAAGGAGAGCTGGTGTCGAATTAAAAAGGCTGAAGCTTTAGGCAAACCAGTAAAAGAAAAATCTGTAGGACTTTCGCAAAGTATCATAAATACCATTAAACCAACGTTCATGAAACTATGTGATCAAGAACTTCTCAAGAAATGTCTTCATGGGAAAACCCAAAACGCAAACGAATCTCTCAATGGCGTTTTATGGAATTTGTTACCGAAAGAACATTTTGTGGAACAGAAAACTTTACAGTTGGGGGCTTCTTTAGCTACACTGCAGTTCAACGATGGAGCTAAAGGGCTTATTTcagtgttttcaaaattgaaaattacacCAGGAGCATACGCCTTAACGGCTTTGGAGCAGTCGGACAAAGAGAGGGTAAACGACTCAATCAGGCATTCTTTGCCCACAGCAAAAGGACTACGAAAAAAATTGAGGGCATCAAGAAAgaacaaactaatgaaaatagaaGAAGAAGAGGGTGTAACTTATCAACTTGGGTCATTTTGA